A region of the Candidatus Delongbacteria bacterium genome:
TCAAGGTTACTCAAATCTCTAAAAGTCTCAGCCCCACCAAGAATTTTTCCATTTTCGCCTTTGAAAAGAGATGTGGACAATGAGATTGGAATTCGATTGCCATTAATATTTACAATATATCCTGTTTTATTGATAATAGCTTTTCCAGATTCAATTGTTTTCCTTAGAGGACAATCATTTTCGCACATATTAGATTTAAAAACTTCATAACATTTTCTACCAATAGCCTGAGAGTATTTTACTTTTGTAATGTTTTCTGCAGCTTTATTAAAAGATGTTATATTCCAGTTTTCATCAACTGTAAACACACCATCTGAAATACTTTGAAGTATCTGTAGGTAGAAATTATTATTTTCAAATCCACTCATTTAGAATATCAATTTTCCCTTTTTAATAACATGTTTAACAGGATTTATACCCATCATATATGGAAGGTCTTTCAATGTATTGATATCTGTCAAAATTATATCAGCCTGATAACCTTCTTTGATTTTACCGATAATATTTTCTCTGTTTAAAGCTGATGCACCACCCATTGTAGCAGCCCAAAATAGTTCATCAGATTTCATGCCCATTTCAATTGCAGCAATACTCATCATTAGTGGCATTGAAATACTGTAGCATGACCCAGGATTAAAATTAGAGGAGATGGCAACTTTTCCACCCATTTCTATAATTTTTCTGGCTGGAGCATAATTTTTTACTTTTATAAAAAAGGTAGCACCAGGTAATAGATTAAAAATAGTATTATTTTCGATCATTGACTTTATCCCTTCATCAGAGATAAAATCTAAATGAGCAGCACTTTTAGAGCCTAATTTTCCAGCTAGTACACTTCCATTATTATTAGTCAATTGATCAGAATGAACATGCAACTCAAAACCCATCTTTTTTGCTTTAGATAAATACTCCTCAGCTTCTTCGAGAGTATAATAATTTTTCTCAATGAAAATATCAACAAACTCAGCCAAATTTTCTTCCTTAATTTTAGGAAGCATCTCATTCAACATTAGCTCAATATAACCTCTATGGTTATCAGAATATTCTGTAGGGAAATCATGTGCTCCCAAAAAAGTCGGAACTATATCAAGCTCTAAATTTTCATTCAATTTTTTTATAACCCGCAACATTTTGATTTCATCATCCACAGTAAGTCCATATCCGGATTTACCTTCAATTGTTGTCGTTCCATATTCTAAAAACTTAGAAACACGTTTTCTGGATAATTGATAAAGATGATCTTCATTCATGCTTCTAAGTTTTAAAACAGAATTTTTTATTCCTCCCCCTTTTTCAGCAATCTCAAGATAGGTCATACCCTGATTTCTCATCTCAAACTCATCTTCACGAGTATTAGCAAAAACTGGATGAGTATGAGAATCCACAAAACCAGGTAGGGCAACTAGGTTTTTTCCCTCTATAATCTCATAATCTTCCAAAAAAAGTGCATTTATCTCCA
Encoded here:
- a CDS encoding imidazolonepropionase, with the translated sequence MTKKIIRNIKKIYSPLDDFGIIEEYGRCTIFIDDDKIEKIINGDVEINALFLEDYEIIEGKNLVALPGFVDSHTHPVFANTREDEFEMRNQGMTYLEIAEKGGGIKNSVLKLRSMNEDHLYQLSRKRVSKFLEYGTTTIEGKSGYGLTVDDEIKMLRVIKKLNENLELDIVPTFLGAHDFPTEYSDNHRGYIELMLNEMLPKIKEENLAEFVDIFIEKNYYTLEEAEEYLSKAKKMGFELHVHSDQLTNNNGSVLAGKLGSKSAAHLDFISDEGIKSMIENNTIFNLLPGATFFIKVKNYAPARKIIEMGGKVAISSNFNPGSCYSISMPLMMSIAAIEMGMKSDELFWAATMGGASALNRENIIGKIKEGYQADIILTDINTLKDLPYMMGINPVKHVIKKGKLIF